The sequence TTTGAGAGAATGCTGATTGAAGGTGATTCTGAACTGACCATCAAAGCCATCAAGGAGAAATCTCTCCTTTCCTCTGACCTTGGCCACATTTTGAAAGATATCCATGCTCTCTCATGCTCTTTTAGTagtatttattttcttcatatTAAGCGTATGGGTAATAATGTTGCTCACCGCTTGAAAGATTCTTCTTTAACAAAATTATGAGAAACATTAATTTCAACAAATCGAAGCTGGTCTCATGGAATAGGATGGTAATTATGCCATATTGCTTGTGTACAATGAAGAATTGGTTAAGCTACTTGTAGCTATCAGGGCATTTCTAGCGgattctctaaatttttataCTGTTTAGAGAATGAACAGTGATATTTAGCTTTTACCTACCcacttttttaaatacatttttcaaCAGATTCTTTATTccattctctatctcatttaaatattatttcttcattcattctttattctttttttatcatcatttatttttcctatattcattcccaacaattatagttttcaatgaaaagtgttatattcacaaAAAATTTCGCAAttctttcacaacaaaatttatgtgaaaagttgttactagttctaatttgaacccaccactgaaattagttttttacttaccaatattaactaattacaatctgttacttaaaatttattgtgaaaatattatggcaACATTTCtcaattaggattttttaattttatatattatttctccttTTCCTCAATTCATTTCTTCCagacgttttttttttccttgtttttctcctccacacacgttTTCCTATAATCCTATCTCTATCTGGCCcccctcttttattttctttttctccctcatTCAT comes from Castanea sativa cultivar Marrone di Chiusa Pesio chromosome 3, ASM4071231v1 and encodes:
- the LOC142628489 gene encoding uncharacterized protein LOC142628489, whose protein sequence is MIIRDQAGLVLAALSQKIPLPTSVEIVEVIAARRALVFAKELGFERMLIEGDSELTIKAIKEKSLLSSDLGHILKDIHALSCSFSSIYFLHIKRMGNNVAHRLKDSSLTKL